The following are encoded together in the Culex pipiens pallens isolate TS chromosome 1, TS_CPP_V2, whole genome shotgun sequence genome:
- the LOC120427449 gene encoding uncharacterized protein LOC120427449 — MNIFKMNNTLALVVGLALVGIVATADEAKNAKDSYLMALQNSHQINVNRGSEFRHPAVVRIAREDYSSVPSSSYEYSLTSGYGASKPVYGPPSPKPVYGPPAPVYGPPPQTAPAPSHGMPFLSPEGWLLSKLKFKLNWFTLAKILLKIVIFKKIVKFIALLCLLFFIPTLKPSESDSDSGEGERGDDYRRRSYDLKYDYDHRLKEVTRFALKAMEAFTIDNCPEENLLSCRAKRMFDVIDEEYPLQSVLRMFVPYSKSVQTAFRMQAKKEDHVNDDDDHNGNSIDQTSSAAASSNEGVERDD, encoded by the exons atgaacatttttaaaatgaataacaCGTTGGCGCTTGTGGTAGGCCTTGCTCTAGTAGGCATTGTCGCCACCGCGGACGAGGCGAAAAATGCCAAGGACTCCTACCTGATGGCGCTACAGAACTCGCACCAGATTAATGTTAATCGAGGAAGTG aATTTCGTCACCCAGCCGTCGTAAGAATAGCTCGCGAGGACTACAGCAGCGTTCCATCGTCGTCGTATGAGTACAGTTTGACCAGCGGTTACGGAGCCTCGAAGCCCGTGTACGGCCCGCCTAGTCCTAAGCCAGTGTACGGACCACCGGCTCCCGTGTACGGCCCACCTCCGCAAACGGCCCCTGCACCGTCCCATGGAATGCCCTTCCTGAGTCCCGAGGGGTGGCTTCTGAGCAAACTCAAGTTCAAGCTGAATTGGTTCACCCTTGCCAAGATATTGCTCAAGATTGTGATATTCAAGAAAATTGTCAAATTCATCGCTCTGCTGTGTCTCTTGTTTTTCATTCCCACACTGAAGCCAAGTGAAAGCGACAGTGACAGTGGCGAGGGAGAACGAGGGGACGATTACCGACGCCGCAGCTACGACCTAAAAT ATGACTACGACCACCGGCTTAAGGAGGTGACCCGATTTGCACTGAAAGCCATGGAAGCTTTCACCATCGATAACTGTCCGGAGGAAAATCTGCTCAGCTGTCGAGCCAAACGAATGTTCGACGTGATAGACGAGGAGTATCCGTTGCAATC GGTTCTCCGGATGTTTGTCCCCTACTCAAAATCCGTGCAAACCGCATTCCGGATGCAGGCAAAAAAGGAGGACCACGTTAACGACGACGATGACCACAACGGCAACAGTATAGATCAGACGTCATCCGCCGCGGCCAGCAGCAACGAAGGCGTCGAAAGGGACGATTGA